A region of the Curvibacter sp. AEP1-3 genome:
CTGACTACGGTATTTGGTCGCAATTGATTGTTGTAGCAGGACTGACAACGCCGATAGTTCTTTTGGGTTTGCAAACTGCTTTGGTTCGCACTCTGCCGCGATGGCGGAATGTCATGCAAATCTATAACTCGCTAGTACTGATTGCATTTATTTCAGCGATGGGTGCAATGCTACTGCTTGCCAGTGTGTTCATTCTTTTTCGGACGGAATTGGGCCTATTTTTCTTTGGTGATTCCAGTTATTCGAAATTTGTCGTACTGTTAGCAGGACTAATCTTCACTGAAGCGCTATTTGAATTCCTCGTCTCTGTATTGCGGGCAGAAGGTCTGATTCGTCGCATTGGCTATTACCTTTTGCTCAAAGGTGTAGCAAGGCTTGGAATATTTCTATTCGTATTGGTGTATTTGCAGGGTCCTTTCCCGGAAGCTGTCCTATCGTTCGTTTTTTGCCAACTTTGTTTTGTCTTGCTCGTCGCATCGATCGAGTTGCCAGTGCAAAAAATCATAAGTGCTGGGATCGGGCCAGGTCTTCCTTACTTCGGGGAAACATTGAGGTTTGCGCTTCCCTTGGTAGCTCTGTCCATCCTTACAGGACTCAATAATTCCATAGATCGGTTTTTTCTAACTCATTTGTTAGGGGTGCATGAAGTTGCGGTTTATGCGGCTGCTTATTCCTTGGCAGCCATAGCGGGCTTCTTTTACAGCATTCTGGGATTTTCACTTTTTCCTGCGATGTCGATTTGCTGGGCGGAAGGGCGCAAGGATGATGCTGCGCAACTGCTTGGTAAAACGGTAAAGGTCTATCTCTTTTTTATGCTGCCGTTCGTTGTCATGTTAAGTATTTGTGGACCGGATATTTTGAAGTTAATGGCGACGCCACAATACCAACTACCTGCTGTAGCATATTTATTTCTTGCAGGTTCAGTGGGGTTTTTTGGTATTTACCAAGTGGGCGCCTATGCCGTGATTCTAGAGGGGCGCACCCGAAACACTATCGCACTTATGGGTTCAACTGCAATTATTAATATTGGGCTCAATGCAGTACTAATTCCACTCTGGGGGCTAATTGGCGCCGCGTTGGCGATATGTGTGGCCAACGGAATTCTCGCCTATCGAACCTTTTCGACGATGATGGCAATCCTACCATCGGCAAGCTATTTTCAAGGATTGCTGACGCTGGTGATTAGATCTGGAATTATTGGTCTAATGCTTTTCTTGGGGGGGGCTTTGGTCGACTATTCCACTTTAATTGAGCTAGTCTCCATGTTAAGTTTGGTTGCTGTCCTTTACTTAATCATGGACTTTGCCTCTAAAGACTCCATTTTGCGGCTTGTAATTAGTCGTAAGTCAATGTGATGATCAATGATGCAGTGCGTAGCGACTAGGCGATAGAGGATCAATTGGCATTTATAGTTATGCATTTTGTTTTAAATAGAACAATTTTTGGGGTTAAATTATGGAAATAAAAATAAAGCTTTGTATTATTGCTGGTGCAGATTCAATTCATAGCTATAAATGGATTAAGTATTTTGCCGAGGCTGGTTACAAAATCACTTGGATTTCGTTGACGCCGACCACCTTTGACCCGATTCCCGGGGTGAGTTTCTTTCATATTGATGGTGGTGCTGGCATTTGGGGAATGCTAAAGGCCGTCCTTCAGACGCGGCGCATTGTAGCGAACAGTCAACCGGACTTGGTTCACGTTCACTATGTTGGCGCAAACGCAATATTGGGCCTGTACTCAGGAGTCAAAACTATTGTCGCCACCCCCTGGGGTTCGGATGTGATTCTCAACAAACACGTGTTCTTCAAGCGTTTCTTCGCTGCCCGTATTTTGCGCCGCGCAGATTTGATTAGCTGCGATGCGTGGCATATGCGTAATGAGGTGATGCAGTTCGGTGTTTCTGCGGAGCGTATCAACATAATTAACTTTGGCATTGATAGCCAACGTTTCTCCCCCCGCATGGCTAGTTCCGAAATTCGCAAACAATATGACTTGGGAGCTGCGCCTGCC
Encoded here:
- a CDS encoding oligosaccharide flippase family protein; its protein translation is MKSKFRGDTAIYGLAQVAERLVSFFLLPLLTKATSSADYGIWSQLIVVAGLTTPIVLLGLQTALVRTLPRWRNVMQIYNSLVLIAFISAMGAMLLLASVFILFRTELGLFFFGDSSYSKFVVLLAGLIFTEALFEFLVSVLRAEGLIRRIGYYLLLKGVARLGIFLFVLVYLQGPFPEAVLSFVFCQLCFVLLVASIELPVQKIISAGIGPGLPYFGETLRFALPLVALSILTGLNNSIDRFFLTHLLGVHEVAVYAAAYSLAAIAGFFYSILGFSLFPAMSICWAEGRKDDAAQLLGKTVKVYLFFMLPFVVMLSICGPDILKLMATPQYQLPAVAYLFLAGSVGFFGIYQVGAYAVILEGRTRNTIALMGSTAIINIGLNAVLIPLWGLIGAALAICVANGILAYRTFSTMMAILPSASYFQGLLTLVIRSGIIGLMLFLGGALVDYSTLIELVSMLSLVAVLYLIMDFASKDSILRLVISRKSM
- a CDS encoding glycosyltransferase family 4 protein — protein: MEIKIKLCIIAGADSIHSYKWIKYFAEAGYKITWISLTPTTFDPIPGVSFFHIDGGAGIWGMLKAVLQTRRIVANSQPDLVHVHYVGANAILGLYSGVKTIVATPWGSDVILNKHVFFKRFFAARILRRADLISCDAWHMRNEVMQFGVSAERINIINFGIDSQRFSPRMASSEIRKQYDLGAAPAVISLRNFEPVYDIPTLLHAVPLVLKKHPLTRFMLVGRGSLDAELKALAQSLGIADAVRFVGFVPNVQLPDTLCSLDVYVSSSLSDAGIAASTAEAMACELPVVVTDSGENNRWIEDGKNGYLVPVKQPEAMAEKICLLLSNSALRSQLGAAGRHTIQERNDFNAEMAKMDLLYQGVVGKP